From Salmo salar chromosome ssa21, Ssal_v3.1, whole genome shotgun sequence:
TGATCTGTTCAAAACAAAGAAAGGACACTAGCACAGCCATCTAATTATTAGGCTACCATCTCAAAACAGGGACTGGAGAAGAGAATGTCATCATCATGCCTATGGAGTCACCCTATTAAGCCCACACTCTAGATAGAAACCCATTCCACGAGAGCAGCCTAAGATAACCTGCTCATTTCCCGCAGCCTCTATCCACACCTGTTCTCCAGAGTTTACATTAACTTCAGAAACCCCGAAGACATCCTACTCTTCAGAGACCGCTTTGATGGCTATGTTTTCATTGACAACAAAGGTACCTTTTTCACGTAGACCTATAATACAAACGTCATGaggcagtttcccagacacaccagtctagtcctggactaaaatgcATTTTTGATGGAGATTCTCTATTGGGCTTGCTTTTTAGTACAGGACTAGGCTTAACCTGTGTCCTGGAAACCTCTCCTAAATATTTCTTATTACCAATGTGTTAGTGCTTAGTAGTTAGTGTTTACACAATGTTATAATGTTTTTCAGCACATGAAAGTAGGTAGTGGTATAGtgctatatatacactgaacaaaaatataaacactgcATGCAACAACTTCAACAGCTTCCAGTGTATTCAAATtgcgcattcaaattgccattgataaaattgtgttcattgtccatagcttatgcctgcccataccataaccccaccgctaccatggtgcactctgttcacaacattgacatcagcaaaccactcgtccACACgacgccatctgcccggtacagttgaaaccatgatatatctgtgaagagcacactactccagtgtgccagtggccatcgaaggtgagcatttgcccactgaagtcggttatgacgccgaactgcagtcaggtcaagaccctggtgacgACGACGAGCATTCAGATGAGCTTCCCttagatggtttctgacagtttgtgcagaaattcttcggttgtgcaaacccacagtttcatcagctgtctgggtgggtgGTGacgtttatggtagagaaattaccattcaattctctgacaacagctctggtggacatttcttcattcagcatgccaattgcacgctccatcaaaacttgagacgtgtgacaaaactgcacattttgtctcaagcacaaggtgcacctgtgtaatgatcatgctgtttaatcagcttcttgatatgccacacctgtcaggtggatggattatcttggcaaaggagaaatgctcacaaacagggatgtaaacacatttttgcaaaacatttgagagaaataagctttttgtgtatgAACATTTAtgcaatcttttatttcagctcataaaacatgggacactttgcatgttgcgttggtatttttgttcagtgtataattcAATAAATATGTTAGGCTATGTGTTTTAACATCCCCAACGGTCAGTTTTCAGTGTTCTGTTGTGATGCTCCATGGGATTTTGTTTATGGTGCTAAGTGACAAacaatgacgtctctctctctctctctctctctctgtaggtgtgtgtgcTCTAATCTTCATGAGACAAGAGGATTATCCTTCTACAGCCACAGGTGCCATGGTAATGGTTTGATCTGTGTCAGGTGTCTGTGTCTAATGATTATCTGTCTCTATGTCAATATTTGCTCAGGCCAGGAGTACCCAGCTGTGGTAGAGTTTGCCCCCTTTCAGAAAGTCTCCAAGAAGAAGCTCAAAAAGAAAGATTCCAAAGCTGGAAGCATTGAAGAAGGTAGGTGCTGGACTTGTCTCTAATCAGAAACTATCCAGACATACAGCTTGGATACCTGATTGTTTCTGCATTCATTGTCAAAACACattgggacagacagagacttgCACCCAAGCTTCCTTTTAAGTGTATAGTATATGTGTTTTCAGACCCCTCATTGTACTTCATGCATTGATTCAGCATCTGCTGAATAACACAAATATAAAATTTAGGCCGTGGATATGGATACAGTGTTTTCGCCCACGCCCCGCCGGAAATCTCTTTCTCAAAGCTAAGGATTCAGATCATGTTCTGCGCATGTGATATTTTACTCACAAATTCGTTTTTCTAACATAGCTGCTGCTCTCACACTCCTTCCTTTACGTTTTGCTCTTTACTCACCTTCTGAACCTGTGACATGGTGAGGTTGGACTCAGGTGCAGAGAATGgaccagacgaggaatcagtggttaacctgttggggctagggggcagtatttgcacggccggataaaaaacgtacccgatttaatctggttactactcctgcccagtacctagaatatgcatataattattggctttggatagaaaacaccctaaagtttctaaaactgtttgaatggtgtctgtgagtataacatataatgtcacataaacccaaaccacagctaaatgcagcactaacctttgatgatcttcatcagatgacaaccctaggacattatgttataaaatgcatgcatgttttgttcaatcaagttcatatttatatcaaaaaccagctttttacattagcatgtgactagcatgtgactagcattcccaccgaacactgccggtgaatttactaaattactcacgataaacgttcacaaaaaacataacaattattttaagaattatagatacagaactcctctatgcactcgctatgtccgattttaaaatagcttttcggtgaaagcacattttgcaatattctcagtagatagcccggcatcacagggctagctatttagacacccagcaagtttagcactcaccaaagtcagatttactagaagaaaaatgttattacctttgctgttcttcgtcagaatgcactcccaggacttctacttcaataacaaatgttggtttggtcccaaataatccattgttatatccaaacagcggtgttttgttcgtgcgttcaagacactatccgaaagggtaaataagggtgacgagcatggcgcatttcgtgacaaaacatttctaaatattccattaccgtacttcgaagcatgtcaaccgctgtttaaaatcaatttttatgcaatttttctcgtaaaaaagcgataatattccgaccgggaaatcgttttttattacaaagagagtttttgtaaaagcatgctatcccctcatgcacgagcctcagtctaatggccctctgatagagcacttgccaaatgcgctaatgtgtttcagcctggggatggaattacatcgttcagctttttcccgccttctgagagcccatgggagccgtaggaagtgtcacgtcatgccagagatcccctgtatttgttagagatgatcaaggagggcaagaaatggtcagacaggccacttcctgtaaggaatcttctcaggttttggcctgccaaatgagttcggttatactcagacaccattcaaacagttttagaaactttagggtgttttctatccaaagccaataattatatgcatattctagttactgggcaggagtagtaaccagattaaatcgggtacgttttttatccggccgtgcaaatactgccccctagccccaacaggttaaaggtcttactcacatcggctgcagatgTTAGTAAGTCCCCCGGAACAGTCCCCAGTCCCctggaacagctgatgttctcatgcatgtttcagtgttacttgcctcgaagcgagcatagaagtaaatttagctcgtctggtaggctcgtgtcactgggcaactcACTTGTCTGACCAcatgcatgatgacgagtttctcacacgactggcctatctgggtgatgttttttctcgcctgaatgatcttaATCTAGGATTACAGAGACTCTCCGGcaaactatattcaatgtgcgggacaaaattgaggctatgattaagaagttggagctctttttcTGTCTGCgttaacacacaggtctttccatcattgtatgatttttttgtgtgcaaatgaactcaagcttacggacaatgtcaaatgtgatatagcgaagcacctgagtgagctgggtgcgatTATTATGCTGGTACTTTCCTttaacggacgacacaaacaactggattcgttatcaaTTTTATGCCCTGCCTCCAATCcatttaccgatatctgaacaagagagcctcatcgaaattgcaacaagcagttctgtgaaaattgtatttaatttaatcagaagccactggcagatttctggatagggcagcACTCAGAGTTCCTTGCTGttaaatcgcgctgttaagacactgatgccctttgcaaccatgtatctatgtgagagtggattctcggccatCACTAGCATGAgtactaaatacaggcacagactgtgtgtggaaaatgatttaagactgagactctctccgatacaacccaacattgcagagttgtgtgcatcctttcaagaacacccttctcattaacctatgGTGAGGTATTCACAATTTTGAATGAAGAAaatggttttatatgtaagatggttaaataaagagcaaaattattgatacttttttattatttgtgccctggtcctataagagctctatgtcacttcccacgagccgggttgtgacaaaaactcacactcattcttatgtttaacaaatgtatcgtatagtgtgtgtgtggcaggcttacaatgatggcaaaaaacaatatttgagagtgtgctgaccctggtgctagaggaagtacgcagctggaggttgaatgtttgaaggggtacgggactataaaaagtttgtcaACCACTGGTGTAGAGAAAGGTGAGGAGACacattaaagaaggatttttaacccttgagacaattaagacatggattgtgtatgtgtgccattcagagggtaaatgtgcaagacaaaagagttaagtgcctttgaacagggtatggtagtaggttggATGGGtaaggtattcttaatgttttgtacactcagtgtatgctgCCGTATAGTGGCAAGAGTAAATAGCTGCATGTAACTCAGCAGCTCAGAAGAGCATGAAGTTGCTAGACTGCCTGTTTGTTGTCAGTATTACAAACATAAGCTTGATAGAAAGTTTGTATGAACATGTCAAGAATGTAGGCCTATTCTGTGTAAAACATGTAAATAGCTGCATGTAGCCTACTTAACCCTGCAAAAAAACATGACATCAAGCTTATGCTTACTGGGGCATGTAATGCAAAGttcgatttttattttatttttgtagtttgttggAAATTGTGCTTATGCTTAATAGCCAGGGTTGGGtatgttactttctaaatgtaatctgttactagttacctgtccaaaattgtaatcagtaacctaacttttggattacccaaactcagtaacgtaatctgattacattcagttacttttagattactttccctttaagaggcattagaagaagacaaaaatgtatgttaccaattgaacaacatcattgcaggataaatcaatgttaaagtttacatagctggccatatatggatgttaaactttatgggttggttatgtaggcttcttctaacccatcgctttctactacatataataatacgattaaattatatctttacattaaaaaccaaagtctatcagaattccagtcatttcaACTCAGGACTTATtaaccagccctactctgttgtttatgattgtgttgccatggaggactgattgggctcattgattcaagttgaaaaataaatgctgcgctcatggaatggcattctttgagcactactgaaaagtgctgtttacatgtgaaaaatgaatgccatatgctgcatttgctgtaGCCCTATTGTTTAACCTTTTTGTTGGTAACACTTTGATaccttgataatatgcagctgtttaaagggtaAATCcatagatgaaacaataacaaaacgggATGCCCCGcatctgttttggtaaaaagctgagggatgggcgtggagaaatgtaaccatatctcatgatatcaaaatgattgttttaaccttgttatgaggctatacagtgtttgtttacatttaacatgtttacaaacattggagaaaaacaagcttatatcaTGGAGTGtggcagttgaactaagctcatgaggcatttataagttatattcttcaagaatcaatggatgtgtgtgtgtatatatatatatatatataagtccaaaaatggatgtagcaactacagattgccccttttaagTCTATTaaaagtgtgcgagtttgagcatgtgtccattaggcctatagaTTTGTtcttttatcagcatgaattagattgagcaattaaAGCCCCACttgtattccataggctgggatctgcacaaagcagctgttgcaagagtgcatttttcactggctgtcctctagtttaaaaaacaatgattgataggcagcttaaagttcttgaattcaaccattattgggttcaaattcacatttagatttgtgaacagccatccacaacaaccacaatccacaaggcacaaatagctaaatgagagagcagcagaagtgattcacatcaatgctctatgtagatatcaataataagtgatatccatatcgctgtagactacaccactgctgtcatcctcacctccaagcgtttattcaagttggataatctttggatgccgacagcagttgcACCATTGGAAGGCATAGATCGGACTGTAGccaacaaaagcctattcctgctcttttcccgcattccatcaaacccatttggtgtgtcatcaaagtggtctctgacttgtggtcagactcactcaggtggaacaaacttgaaCTTGcgtcttttttcaatgctgatttgaatgttattgagaaaacagagaagtgtcgaagatgttttttctcgcaaacatcctttctgaatttaaaagtaatcctcaaagtaatcaaataagaatttgttcttaactgacattcctagttaaataaaggttacatttattatttattttttaaatctagtttttcaaacatatatgtaatctgattactgtctttttgctggtaacgtaacagaTTACGGTTAcagttttttgtaatcccttacatgtaacagaTTACCTGTAATccgttacccccccccccaccctgttAATAGCCTACTGAGGGAATGCAATAGTTAAAACAGTTTTGTATACAATATGATCAAGGAGGGGGGAGCGGCAGCGGAGCACTGAGCACAGCAGCTACGTAGGCAGCAGCGGAGTTGGCACTCAGCAATGTAAAAATGCGCAGAAATATCTGTATTTTTATCTTGGGCAAATTGGGATACAGTGAAGGATAAATGTAGATAAATTCCAATAATATACTTTTCTATTTTGTGAATAGAGATACGCACCTATTACGTCAAATTACCGTATTTACCATTAGCGTGTCCCCACCCAATAACGTTACCGCCTGTCATCTTGAGCTTTAACACTCGATCTTTACCCACCTTTTTCTTTACCACTACATCCTTTTTCAACAAAGTGACTGATTGACGTCCTCCCTCTTCTTGACTCTTCCTTACCCTTCTCCCCCTTGCAGACCCGGAGTACCGGCGGTTTCTGGATAACTACTCCTGTGATGAGGAGAAGTCCATGGCCAACCCTGAAACCCTGCTGGGAGAGATAGAGGCCAAGACAAAGAAACTCATAGGTACtggatcaatcagtcagtcagttagtctgtctATCAACCAATAAGTCAGGCAATCAATCAATCTGACTTTACATTATATCTGATTGAATTTCAGCCAAAAGAACAACACCTCTTCTGGAGTACATCAAGAATAAGAAACTTGAGAAGCACGTAAGTGTAATGTAATAGTTAAAAATAATGCATTTATCGTTTCCCTTTGTGGACTCCTATCCAGATGTAGATCAACTCTCACAATAAGATGCAATTTTTCTGTAGAGgataagagaggagaagagagaggagcgtCGACGCAGGGAGCTGGAGAAGAAacggcagagggaggaggagaagaggaaacggagggaggaggagagacgcaAACGCAAGGAGGCGGATAAACAGAAGAAACTATCGGAGAAGGAGATCAAGATCAAGGTGGTCACTGGTTCTGTTGACACAAAGTTAAAATCAAAGAACATTTGTGACCGACCGGTTCGATtctgtcttatgtagcaaaatgtgatattgtgtttttttacattggataaaagcagagacacagctagaaaatggtatatcatacactacagttgaggaacaatggttaACGTAATTCTGctatgaaagttgataaacttgtaacctcccttttgagaaaatggcccttgaatgttttgtacacctagtggagagctcttctttgtctacacccattcagcgtcgttcacaccctctaaacctttagccccacccatctcttttaaggattcacatgaggccatatactaaacaaccaaagatttcaagactgaaGGCTGGTTTATAGTACGGGTGTGTCGTAAATTTTATCTGGGTTGCCAGAGTGtgctcagagtgcgctctgggtgttcgtaaactcagagcgttgccagattgtccgttcgtaaattcagagtatTTCACTCTCATTCTTGCAGAGCTGGTTATGcttttttatgttatccagagcgttagtgactgcaactgtgctgttggCAACAATTTAAATACGCTTTTTTGCCAAGGTTTGCTGACACActccatattcaacgggtgttgagtgttCTCAAAtcgtcagttattctgtgctctggcacactcagacgagagtgttcTGAAATCGGAGTGGAAAGCCAGAGGGAATTTACCATCTACGTCtatcgagtggcgcagtggtctaaggcagtgcgggctgtgccactagagattctgggttcgagtccaggctctgtcgcagccggccacgactgggagacccatggggcggcgcacaattggcacagcatcgtctgggttaggggagggtttggccagatGTCCTAgttccatcgcgcactagcgactcctgtggcgggccaggtgcagtgcacgctgacacggtcaccaggtgtaccgcgtttcctccgacacattggtgcggctggcttccgggttaagtgggcattgtgtcaagaagcagtgcggcttggttgggttgtgtttcggaggacccacggctctcgaccttcacctctcccgagtccgtacgggagttgcagcgacgagACAAGTCTGTAACTacaaattggataccatgaaattggggagaaaaaggggaaagaaaatatataaaaaatatatatatttttaaaattgtTTGAAGATGTAAAAGAggtgttctctttttgactccgTCTGCATATTTACAATCAAAtggcagaattttctccatctccttagctatcatactctaattccactgatttcaaaactcagtcctccagatgtGGACTGCAACACGTATGTAGTTCTATTATGtgttatctttcaaaaaagccatgtcagaaaggattatctacacatactgaccagctcatgttatagacagaagctggctacatggcagaccaatccctactcatctctcggcatgtccagccttCTCATTGCCTTGGCTAGCGGGAAtgttgctgccttgttatgtggctaaaccaactaagctcgtaatttaacaattgtatttgtatttacagatggcatacacgtttgtcattaaggcacatgaaagtccacatgttccagaaggcatttctgccaaaaaacataTTTAgatcaaaataaaaaaattatgttcAAATGGGTCTCTAGTGGCGTGCGACATACACCTCGTTTTCTGAAACTTGTCCCATTTTGAGTGGTATATGCACATTCACCAAATTTTAAAGCTTTTAGGAAGCCCTTCGTGAGCTACATTTTGTTAGTCGTAACTATTAGTCAGATAGACTGTAATCTCGGTACCCAGAGTTAAGGTTGTGACGAGATTTTATAGTTAGTGACTGTTTTGTTAATAACTGTTGGTAGTTGTTGGGTAGTAAGTGTGTTTTGGGCTTGCCTCAGCTCCTGAAGAAGAGTGACCGGGACGATGATGTGGACTCTGACAGGCTCAAGGACAAAGGAGACAGTGGGGACACAGAGAGGGCCAAGTGGGACAAACCCAGTGGACACATGAAGTCAAAGGAAACCAAGGACCAGTAAGGAGCTTTTAATGCACTATTCATGGTATTTTTGTTTTATATCAGTCTCTGATGCTTTGTTTTTCTCAGTTATGAGAAACCCAAATTGGAGTTAGCTAGTGGTAAAGGACGAGATTTCTTCTATGCCTTACTGTGAGTTTTCTATCCTTATCACAGTGGATGCCACATTTGGCCTTGACCAACCTGGAGCCTTTACAGCTTTATGTGACAAAACCAATGTTTCTAGCCAAGGCCTGGTCATGAGCTGATACCACACTCCTCCAGTGTCATAACTAGGGCTGTTGCGCTGAACTTTTACCGCCACactggcagtcatgagtcatgaccgttgagtcacggtaatctcctcttatgcgCTCAGGTCATGTGTTGGTAGTACCCTAACGAACATTAggtcgctaatggcctggtactcaggggtctattgtccctctaaccactctgacataaATGCAATTGAAAATCACATAACACGTATCATCAAAACAATATCATGCTTtcaaaactcacctcactgtgatgatacatttgaagaaagaagttcaaaagcaggttgaaactgagtggaagACATGGTCGgtcattgtggatgttgtttcaaagcctaacacaacaaaatggacaACGCcatctaaggtgatgattaattaaAAACAACCACAtgcatattagagcttatgcatatGCATAGACTTACGAGGACAAGCTCGAGAAAAAAAACCCAGAATAAAAATAATGATTGtgctgttatacaatacatagcctactgcatattatgcatggcagaaaaacataaaacataaCTGATTTCAaatgtctttggtacataattggtctagcctataggcctactccaAAATGAAACACATTTGAGTAATTGCCTTTGtttggactgtattattatgcaaaCTGGATGGACTGGGTTACCTTATGCTACACTCCAAGATGTATATCCACGAGTCTAGGAGAGAATGTATACCCCTAGGTGATGTTGTTGGTTAATTGATTGTGCAGGGTGGCTTACAATTGTGGTAAATTTGTAtatgattttgaatagcctagtaatagggaattttttatattttcataattaataggctgacaTATTAACGTTACCTTTAGCTACAAAATATCTCACCACCAATCGTTTccatctgctcctctctctcctttttttccTTTCTCAAGCGTGCAGAGGGGATGACAACAGTTTAGTGAAATATGTTTCGTTGTGAAAACATCTTACTATCATTGTTACCGACAGATTTCAtttggtttcccaaattaagcattgggtagctgcaggaatAGAGTtggagcccatggcatacagaaaATCGCCTGTTGTGTAGCGAGAGAATgatcctcaaacagtggttgatatgtggagtgaaataagtgttctatttatttctcagctgctcatattaAGCATAGCTCCCCTACAAAACCGAAGTAACCAAGTAGCCTATCCGGCATAACTGAAAAACGGACCACGGGAAAACGCGCGGCCTCCAATCGCTATTCGAGTGCGGATGACGTGTTTTTCCCCCCTGTCCCTCccaatgggccattctaaattgAGACTAAtttgacatattagtaaagacaagattaaattgagaatagtctgatgggtgaaaatatgatcacttgatgagagaacagctgtgcaACCTGATGCAAGGAACAGAGGGCAAGCTTTTTTTCccgactttctcaaatcatcaatagcctatagtcgcatcatgcaCCCCATATCTCTCAtacctcatatctccctcactagctttaagcaccagctgtcagagcagctcacagatcactgcacctgtacatagcccatctgtaaatagcccatccaatctacctcatccccatactgtatttatttatttatcttgctcctctgcaccccagtatctctacttgcacattcatcttctgcacatctaccattccagtgtttaattgctatattgtaattacttcgccaccacggcctatttattgccttaacttacctcatttgcactcactgtatatatactttttgttttcttttgttctactgtattattgactgtatgttttgtttattccatgtgtaactctgtgttgttgtatgtgtcgaattgctatgctttatcttggccaggtcgcagttgcaaatgagaacttgttctcaactagcctacctggttaaataaaggtgaaataaaaaatcaaaaaatatatgttttgatttctaagacattttAAGGTaagtatcattcacaactaaagttgccaactAACTCTAAATGTAatgtataggacctgtttcaaatgaccacttttacgctcaacatagccacttcatatgcacactttctccggaatgggaaaaatatcctttctgttTCATTCAGCTAAGTtcagtcttttgcatgacaataaccagctgacaaaatgtaatgaccgccacagccctagtcatAACCAGTCTAACTGTGCTTTCCTTTCCTGCCACTAGGGGTCAGATGGAGAGCGATAAGGAGCAGAGAGAGCACGGCCGCAGGCAGAGAGACAAAGACCACAGAggaagagacgaggagaggaaacGACAGCGCCACCACTACGAGTTCGACAAGTCCATGCGGTGCAAGGAGGATACCAAGTGGGGTAAAGGCTACTGCCAGGACCGGGCAAAGAAAGATGGCCAATACCACAGCTCCTACTCCTACTGCCCCGACACGTGCGACAAGGTGGGAAAGGAGGTCAGAGAAGACATTGGCGGTAGCAGGAAGGACCGCGTCCGGAACAAGGTGAGCGACAAGGTGAGCAAGAGAGGTAGGTTGTAATTTTGTGGTTGATTTTTATTTAAAGAACAACGATAATATAAGTAGGTTACACCTTATTATTGTGTAATTATTCTTGTAAGTACAATG
This genomic window contains:
- the LOC106581644 gene encoding regulator of nonsense transcripts 3A isoform X7; the protein is MIICLYVNICSGQEYPAVVEFAPFQKVSKKKLKKKDSKAGSIEEDPEYRRFLDNYSCDEEKSMANPETLLGEIEAKTKKLIAKRTTPLLEYIKNKKLEKHRIREEKREERRRRELEKKRQREEEKRKRREEERRKRKEADKQKKLSEKEIKIKLLKKSDRDDDVDSDRLKDKGDSGDTERAKWDKPSGHMKSKETKDQGQMESDKEQREHGRRQRDKDHRGRDEERKRQRHHYEFDKSMRCKEDTKWGKGYCQDRAKKDGQYHSSYSYCPDTCDKVGKEVREDIGGSRKDRVRNKVSDKACVSQSVLAYQDRRTSQTEGPHQIGGALPNKDRPAMQLYQPGAHNRKRVSSAMKGYELPMSHLPEHAAADCCYKAVAMETGSEKSGDE
- the LOC106581644 gene encoding regulator of nonsense transcripts 3A isoform X6, which produces MTTSSFSLLIKGQEYPAVVEFAPFQKVSKKKLKKKDSKAGSIEEDPEYRRFLDNYSCDEEKSMANPETLLGEIEAKTKKLIAKRTTPLLEYIKNKKLEKHRIREEKREERRRRELEKKRQREEEKRKRREEERRKRKEADKQKKLSEKEIKIKLLKKSDRDDDVDSDRLKDKGDSGDTERAKWDKPSGHMKSKETKDQGQMESDKEQREHGRRQRDKDHRGRDEERKRQRHHYEFDKSMRCKEDTKWGKGYCQDRAKKDGQYHSSYSYCPDTCDKVGKEVREDIGGSRKDRVRNKVSDKACVSQSVLAYQDRRTSQTEGPHQIGGALPNKDRPAMQLYQPGAHNRKRVSSAMKGYELPMSHLPEHAAADCCYKAVAMETGSEKSGDE